The proteins below come from a single Eucalyptus grandis isolate ANBG69807.140 chromosome 3, ASM1654582v1, whole genome shotgun sequence genomic window:
- the LOC104437318 gene encoding serine/threonine/tyrosine-protein kinase HT1: MDEDANSWIRRAKFSHTVCHRIDYSRLASIPFTIEADRIPELKSRPTRAVSSQKPSSSGSQIHRNPLTNKQRSLSPLPATVLSDVFKEARSDKKRFSTPFPQRKEAEKGMRGKLLRRESHESKARNSNSSSNSSPLRHFASMKHNDKVKTRKDSAWTRYFDHSGGRVMAVDGTDEWIVDMSKLLLGLRFAHGAHSRLYHGIYKDEPVAVKIIRVPDDDENEVLATRLEKQFTREVTLLSCLHHQNIIKFVAACKKPPVYCIITEYLSEGSLRAYLHKLEDKSIPLQKLITTALEVARGMEYVHSQGVIHRDLKPENILIDQDFHMKIADFGIACDEAHCDTLADDPGTYRWMAPEMIKRKSYGRKVDVYSFGLILWEMVAGVIPYEDMTPIQAAFAVVNKNLRPVIPKDCPPALHDLIEQCWSLQPEKRPEFRQIVRVLEQFEVSLARDGTLNLMENVTCQDHKKGLRHLIQKLGPLHHNISSAPKPKFT, encoded by the exons ATGGATGAGGATGCTAATTCCTGGATAAGGAGAGCAAAATTCTCTCACACAGTTTGTCATAGGATAGATTATTCAAGATTAGCCTCGATTCCCTTTACAATTGAAGCAGATCGGATTCCTGAACTGAAGTCACGGCCAACACGAGCAGTCTCAAGCCAGAAGCCCAGTTCTAGTGGTTCACAGATTCATAGAAATCCACTTACCAATAAACAGAGATCGTTATCCCCACTTCCAGCAACAGTCCTATCTGATGTGTTTAAGGAAGCACGCTCGGATAAAAAGAGATTTTCAACTCCCTTCCCACAGAGGAAAGAAGCTGAGAAGGGTATGAGGGGAAAACTATTGCGCAGGGAATCCCATGAATCCAAGGCCCGGAATTCCAATTCATCATCGAATAGTAGCCCACTGAGGCATTTTGCTTCAATGAAACACAATGACAAAGTTAAAACTAGGAAGGATTCTGCCTGGACTAGATACTTTGATCATTCTGGGGGAAGGGTTATGGCTGTTGATGGAACAGATGAATGGATTGTGGATATGTCTAAACTATTACTTGGTCTCAGATTTGCTCATGGTGCGCATAGTCGGCTTTATCATGGGATATACAAGGATGAACCTGTTGCTGTAAAGATAATTAGGGTTCCAGATGATGACGAAAATGAAGTCTTGGCTACAAGATTGGAAAAACAATTCACTAGGGAAGTAACTCTTTTGTCCTGTCTTCACCATCAGAATATTATAAAG TTTGTTGCCGCATGCAAGAAGCCACCAGTTTATTGCATCATAACGGAATATTTATCAGAAGGTTCTTTGAGGGCATACTTGCATAAGCTTGAAGACAAATCGATCCCCTTGCAAAAGCTTATTACAACAGCCCTTGAGGTTGCTCGTGGAATGGAGTATGTTCATTCACAAGGGGTCATTCATCGCGACCTCAAACCAGAGAATATCCTAATTGATCAGGACTTCCACATGAAAATTGCTGATTTTGGCATTGCTTGTGATGAGGCTCACTGTGATACTTTAGCTGATGACCCAGGAACTTACCGGTGGATGGCCCCTGAAATGATCAAACGCAAATCTTATGGGCGAAAGGttgatgtttatagttttggtCTTATTTTATGGGAAATGGTGGCTGGCGTAATCCCATATGAGGACATGACTCCCATACAAGCTGCTTTTGCAGTGGTTAACAAG AATCTGAGACCAGTAATCCCGAAGGATTGCCCACCTGCACTGCATGATCTCATTGAGCAGTGCTGGTCCTTGCAACCAGAGAAGAGGCCCGAGTTCCGCCAGATTGTCAGAGTATTGGAACAGTTTGAGGTTTCGCTTGCTCGTGATGGAACACTAAATCTGATGGAGAACGTAACTTGCCAAGACCACAAGAAAGGGTTGCGTCATTTGATCCAAAAGCTCGGTCCGCTGCACCATAATATTTCATCCGCTCCTAAACCAAAGTTCACATGA